A stretch of the Theileria equi strain WA chromosome 1, complete sequence genome encodes the following:
- a CDS encoding hypothetical protein (encoded by transcript BEWA_021940A), with the protein MALEVYGFTYAGKPLFSSCKDSEVSLTFYGTLSAIVSKVASLLSDYTQEDSLRYITAGRHQFVYLERGPLCYFGISKGTYTPLTVYRILSTIHLQVISILTRGVERILLKRPSYDVQNLLGGTQFILQKLVDNLGGCLGILDTSAYEALPLSQSSRDQLATFFTNFKTDNILCALLVVSDRVAVITTAKRVVLNPKDIIIVINTIIASQSLQQQENWTPICLPSYNDQAFTYAYIKYIEPGVGVVCISTRGDQEQFYILSGHLEDTSEKIIKSKCMDEVRTSLLETPLTFPSGEFKKCEILHVLYHSLKLGQFFSSSFYNLTYGDFSHHILSSYRMVSELLHSSTHKRAAMISFEHINVYAEYNTDYVMYMATAPWTEITTELVEKVAGYIYKHFSFLFITKTPTITMN; encoded by the exons ATGGCATTGGAAGTATATGGATTTACATATGCCGGCAAGCCCTTGTTTTCCAG TTGCAAGGATTCCGAGGTTTCTCTGACGTTTTATG GAACCTTGTCTGCTATCGTATCAAAGGTTGCTAGTCTGCTCTCCGACTATACCCAGGAGGACTCATTACGTTATATAACCGCAGGTAGGCACCAGTTTGTCTATCTGGAACGTGGGCCCTTATGCtattttggaatatcaaAGGGAACGTACACTCCACTTACAGTGTACAGGATTCTCTCAACTATTCATCTACAG GTGATATCCATTCTTACTAGAGGGGTGGAACGTATACTGTTAAAGAGACCTTCATATGATGTCCAAAACCTCCTGGGAGGAACTCAGTTTATTTTGCAGAAACTAGTGGATAACCTAGGCGGATGTCTAGGAATACTCGATACATCAGCCTATGAAGCCCTCCCCTTATCTCAGTCATCTCGCGACCAATTAGctacattttttacaaatttcAAAACAGACAATATACT GTGTGCCCTTCTGGTAGTATCAGACAGAGTTGCTGTGATAACCACAGCCAAAAGGGTAGTTCTAAACCCAAAAG ACATTATAATCGTTATAAATACCATTATCGCATCTCAATCTCTCCAGCAACAAGAGAACTGGACTCCAATATGCCTTCCATCTTACAATGACCA ggCATTTACATACGCTTATATTAAATACATTGAGCCAGGAGTAGGGGTTGTTTGTATATCAACCAGAGGTGATCAAGAACAGTTTTATATACTATCCGGACACCTTGAAGATACTTCAGAG aaaattataaaatccaaatgtatggatgaggtTCGTACATCGTTACTGGAAACGCCATTGACATTCCCATCTGGAGAATTTAAAAAGTGTGAAATATTGCATGTTCTATATCACTCACTCAAACTCGGACaattcttttcatcatcattttACAACTTGACATACGGGGATTTTAGTCACCATATACTCTCATCATACCGAATGGTATCGGAACTTCTTCACAGCTCTACACACAAACGAGCTGCAATGATCTCATTCGAG CACATAAACGTATATGCGGAATACAATACGGACTATGTAATGTATATGGCTACAGCGCCATGGACTGAAATCAC